From a region of the Campylobacter sp. genome:
- the purL gene encoding phosphoribosylformylglycinamidine synthase subunit PurL, whose amino-acid sequence MDKKVVVAHKISDEEYEKILKILGREPNLLELGIFSAMWSEHCSYKSSKKYLNGFPTKAPWVIQGPGENAGVIDIGGGMAAVFKMESHNHPSFIEPFQGAATGVGGILRDIFTMGARVEANMNSLRFGEVRGRSENARKQRYLLKGAVAGIAHYGNCMGIPTIGGETSFDKSFDGNILVNAFALGIVKKDEIFYGRAEGVGNSVIYVGSKTGRDGLGGAVMASDSFNDANKSLRPTVQVGDPFAEKLLMEACLELFKTDYVVGIQDMGAAGLTSSSFEMAGRSGSGMRLNLDRVPMREEGMSPYELMLSESQERMLICAKKGCEEKIKEIFAKWDLDAAVIGEVTDSGKMELFWHGELAGVIPIEPLSEAAPVLDRPIKEPAYMAQIAGQNLCGCGASERELDAAFDKIFEDPEVLNKSYIYDQYDANVGLNSAKRPGMLGAAMMRVKQNGVKLAMAADCNTRMNYVHPRIGAALAVASAGRKVAMSGATPLAITDCLNYGNPQNPEVMWQFAHGCEGIKQACAALNTPVISGNVSLYNETGGVSIQPTPAIVCVGTNEGEIIPSDFCASGVSVYLVGDTKGVFAGSLYMKAVENRVAGSLPELNLKAERALWDFAIEAGRSGVLEFANSVGIGGVAITLAKMACVGGVGGEFEMSCDDSRDIFDESFSRAIFGVRDEAKFKELAAKYGLSLMRLGISGGETFRINSVSKNLKALKEIYFGEFAKIIKSED is encoded by the coding sequence ATGGATAAAAAAGTAGTAGTGGCACATAAAATTTCAGACGAAGAATATGAAAAAATTTTAAAAATTTTAGGTCGCGAGCCGAATCTGCTCGAGCTTGGGATTTTTAGCGCGATGTGGAGCGAGCACTGCAGCTACAAATCGAGCAAAAAATACTTAAACGGCTTTCCGACCAAAGCGCCTTGGGTCATCCAAGGCCCGGGCGAAAACGCAGGCGTCATCGACATCGGCGGCGGCATGGCTGCGGTTTTTAAGATGGAAAGCCACAACCACCCTAGCTTCATCGAGCCGTTTCAGGGCGCTGCGACCGGCGTGGGCGGGATACTGCGCGATATCTTTACGATGGGCGCGCGCGTCGAAGCCAATATGAACTCGCTTCGCTTTGGCGAGGTGCGAGGAAGAAGCGAGAATGCCAGGAAGCAGCGCTATCTGCTAAAAGGCGCGGTCGCCGGTATCGCTCACTACGGCAACTGCATGGGGATCCCTACGATCGGTGGCGAGACGAGCTTTGATAAGAGCTTTGACGGCAACATTTTGGTTAATGCCTTTGCTCTTGGTATCGTTAAAAAGGATGAAATTTTCTACGGCAGGGCCGAAGGCGTGGGCAATAGCGTGATCTACGTGGGCTCTAAGACGGGTCGCGACGGGCTTGGAGGAGCCGTTATGGCGAGCGATAGCTTTAATGACGCAAACAAATCCCTACGTCCGACCGTGCAGGTGGGCGATCCGTTCGCAGAAAAGCTGCTGATGGAGGCGTGCTTGGAGCTTTTTAAAACCGACTATGTCGTGGGCATCCAGGATATGGGTGCTGCGGGGCTTACTTCAAGCAGCTTTGAGATGGCGGGGCGCAGCGGCAGCGGCATGCGGTTAAATTTGGATCGCGTACCGATGCGCGAGGAGGGGATGAGCCCGTATGAGCTGATGCTAAGCGAGAGCCAAGAGCGCATGCTGATCTGCGCTAAAAAGGGCTGCGAGGAGAAAATCAAAGAAATTTTTGCCAAATGGGATCTTGACGCCGCCGTCATCGGCGAGGTGACGGATAGCGGCAAGATGGAGCTTTTTTGGCACGGCGAGCTAGCGGGCGTCATTCCGATCGAGCCGCTTAGCGAGGCGGCTCCCGTGCTGGATCGCCCGATAAAAGAGCCTGCATATATGGCGCAGATCGCGGGGCAAAATTTATGCGGCTGCGGCGCAAGCGAGCGCGAGCTGGACGCGGCGTTTGATAAAATTTTTGAGGACCCCGAAGTGCTAAATAAATCCTACATCTACGATCAATACGACGCCAACGTAGGGCTAAATTCTGCCAAGCGTCCCGGCATGCTGGGCGCTGCGATGATGCGCGTTAAGCAAAACGGCGTAAAACTCGCGATGGCTGCGGACTGCAACACGCGGATGAATTACGTCCATCCTCGCATAGGCGCGGCGCTCGCGGTAGCGTCGGCGGGGCGAAAGGTCGCGATGAGCGGCGCGACGCCTCTAGCCATCACCGATTGCCTAAACTACGGTAATCCGCAAAATCCAGAGGTTATGTGGCAGTTCGCGCACGGCTGCGAGGGGATCAAGCAGGCTTGCGCCGCGCTAAATACTCCGGTCATCAGCGGCAACGTAAGCCTTTATAACGAAACGGGCGGCGTTAGCATACAGCCTACTCCCGCGATCGTGTGCGTGGGCACAAACGAGGGCGAGATCATCCCTAGCGATTTTTGCGCTAGCGGCGTGAGCGTCTATCTGGTAGGCGATACGAAGGGCGTTTTTGCGGGCTCGCTTTATATGAAAGCGGTGGAAAACCGCGTCGCAGGCAGCCTGCCGGAGCTAAATTTAAAAGCCGAGCGCGCTCTGTGGGACTTCGCGATCGAGGCGGGCAGGAGCGGAGTTTTGGAATTTGCAAACTCTGTAGGAATCGGCGGCGTGGCGATTACACTTGCGAAGATGGCGTGCGTAGGCGGCGTAGGCGGCGAGTTTGAGATGAGCTGCGACGATAGCAGAGATATTTTCGACGAGAGCTTTTCGCGCGCGATTTTCGGCGTGCGCGACGAGGCGAAATTTAAGGAGCTCGCCGCAAAATACGGGCTAAGCTTGATGCGACTAGGCATCAGCGGCGGCGAAACATTTCGCATAAATTCCGTCTCTAAAAATCTAAAAGCGCTAAAAGAAATTTACTTTGGCGAGTTTGCTAAGATCATAAAGAGCGAAGACTAG
- a CDS encoding glycosyltransferase family 2 protein: MIKASVYAIVMNEERHIERMLRSVADFAEIIIVDSGSTDATLQIARKFTDKIYHHDWQGEGVQKNYAFSLCSNEWVLNLDGDEEVSLELKGELEEFMSQSDYSALDIKFHEYSLGRRCSDLVRKNTHIRFFRKECGEYKNMGVHAQISIIKGAVKKSKFCINHFSEKPIAELVMKNNNYSTLRAQGDFEKGKKPSLAKLLLIYPFAFFKSYILRRSLFDGRKGFITANINAFYAFLKEAKLYEKYLKKGED; encoded by the coding sequence ATGATTAAAGCATCCGTTTATGCGATAGTGATGAATGAGGAGCGCCACATCGAGCGTATGCTGCGTAGCGTGGCGGATTTCGCCGAGATCATAATCGTCGATAGCGGCAGCACCGATGCCACGCTGCAAATCGCGCGTAAATTTACCGATAAAATTTACCACCACGACTGGCAGGGCGAGGGAGTGCAGAAAAACTATGCATTTTCGCTGTGCAGCAACGAATGGGTGCTAAATCTCGACGGCGACGAGGAGGTAAGCCTTGAGCTAAAGGGCGAGTTAGAGGAGTTTATGAGCCAGAGCGATTACTCGGCGCTGGATATTAAATTTCATGAATACTCGCTCGGGCGCAGATGCTCCGATCTCGTGCGCAAAAACACCCACATCCGCTTCTTTCGCAAGGAGTGCGGCGAGTATAAAAATATGGGGGTGCATGCGCAAATTTCGATCATAAAAGGCGCTGTAAAAAAGAGCAAATTTTGTATTAATCACTTTAGCGAAAAGCCGATCGCCGAGCTCGTTATGAAAAACAACAACTACTCCACGCTGCGCGCGCAGGGGGATTTTGAGAAGGGCAAGAAGCCGAGCCTTGCGAAGCTTTTGCTAATCTATCCGTTTGCGTTTTTTAAATCATACATTTTGCGCAGATCGCTTTTTGACGGGCGCAAGGGATTTATCACGGCAAACATTAACGCATTTTACGCGTTTTTAAAAGAGGCGAAACTTTACGAGAAGTATCTTAAAAAGGGCGAAGATTAA
- a CDS encoding polysaccharide deacetylase family protein, whose protein sequence is MIYFAAFLIFAAAAGVSLRYNWWRIPQGWHKARVLMYHSVEEHKGDKFDKWRLRPADFERQIAWLAKNGFKSFKFSELIALERLPKKAVCITFDDGFENNFTSAFEILKKYDFKASIFLVPDAVQNDWERANTTHLARMLSEEQILKMQASGLVEFGAHTMHHVNLDLTYASDPQLAADEIIASKARVASICGRPCEVFAYPYGKFNDEILNIARSNFKGAVVVKRGLYEAGDDRHAVKRIGILGTEGFFDFWLKFTRIRNKL, encoded by the coding sequence ATGATTTATTTTGCGGCTTTTCTGATCTTTGCCGCCGCAGCGGGCGTTTCGCTGCGGTATAACTGGTGGCGGATCCCGCAGGGCTGGCATAAGGCGCGGGTGCTGATGTATCATAGCGTAGAGGAGCACAAGGGCGATAAATTCGACAAATGGCGGCTAAGGCCCGCAGATTTTGAAAGACAGATCGCGTGGCTTGCGAAAAACGGCTTTAAAAGCTTTAAGTTTAGCGAGCTTATTGCGTTAGAGCGGCTGCCTAAAAAGGCGGTTTGCATCACATTCGACGACGGGTTTGAAAATAATTTTACCAGCGCCTTTGAAATTTTGAAAAAATACGATTTCAAAGCGAGCATATTTTTGGTGCCGGACGCCGTGCAAAACGACTGGGAGCGCGCTAACACGACCCATCTCGCGCGAATGCTGAGCGAGGAGCAAATTTTAAAAATGCAAGCAAGCGGGCTGGTGGAGTTTGGCGCGCATACGATGCACCACGTAAATTTAGACCTTACCTACGCGAGCGATCCGCAGCTCGCAGCAGACGAGATCATTGCATCCAAGGCTCGCGTAGCAAGTATTTGCGGACGGCCGTGCGAGGTGTTTGCCTACCCGTACGGTAAATTTAACGACGAAATTTTAAATATCGCCAGATCAAATTTCAAAGGCGCAGTAGTCGTCAAGCGCGGACTTTACGAGGCGGGCGACGACAGACACGCCGTAAAGCGTATCGGCATTTTGGGCACGGAGGGGTTTTTTGATTTTTGGCTTAAATTTACGAGGATAAGGAACAAACTATGA